A region of the Candidatus Woesearchaeota archaeon genome:
ACTTTTTTTCCTCGAAGTCTTGTTTTTTCCTTTAATGCCTGGAGAGCACCATACCAATCAGTATTTGTTCCCTTACACTTTTTACCTTCTCTGACAATGGTATTTACTGCACCAATCTTTTTTGCAGTTATGTCGATGCTGTCAAGATCTGCTTGAATACGTTCTTTATATGGTGTTGTTACCGATCCTCCTTCAATATCTCTACGGTAATCTCTCAAAAAGGTATGAAGTTCTTGTTCTGTTCCAATCTTGAATGGCACGTACACGTTGTTGAGTTCATGTGCGTAAAAGCCAGCATTGTGGATGTACATGGATAAGGAATGCTCTGCGTGTAAACCAATGATGCCATATACCTTTGTTTGTCTGTTTATCTTGTGACAATGGTAGAGATGCCAGAGCTCATCAACGCTGTATTGCCCCTCTGCTGTTTTCTCTGCTCCAGAAAAGTAACCATAGGTTGCCCATGATCCATACTTTGGTGCAAGTATTCGTGAAATTTGTCCATGTATGCCGCTACAGAATGCAATGATGTTATGTTTATTTTCCACAAATCCAAACAAACGCAGATTATCAAGCAGATTTGTTGCAGGCATAACTATCTTCATGAGGTCTGGTTTTTCTTTCTGCATTTGCTGATACATATCCTCGAGTTCTTTTTTTGATGCTGCTTTTTTTGCATGATACGAAAGAATGATCTTCTGTGTTCTATTTCTATGAAAGTGCCCAGGAGTACTTTGAGACACTTCGGTAACGGATCTTTTGCTCATTAATCTTTCTCGTAAATTCTGGGGAGTTGTCCATTCGATGTCAATGTACGTAGCACCAAGATCTCTGGCAGATTCTAGTACTCTTATTCTGCTTTCTTCACTTCCTGTCCATAATCCACCTTCTGCTTTCCGCCTATTTGTTATAATTACAGGTACAGGACTTTTGGTAATTATTTCCCTGATTATTTTTTGTAGTTTTGTGGCGTCCTTTTCCTTTGCTATCTCCTGAATCATATCGAGGCGAAGTTCTACAAGATCAATGTACCAAGGAACTCGCTTTAAAAGTAAACGTATATTCTCTAATGTTGTAGTCCCAATACTTGCTACGATTTTACATTGGCTATCCATTTTTTTGAGAATAGCATCAACGATACGAGTAGTATCTTTTCCATCGACCATCATTATCCAATCTGCGAGATTCTTATATTTTTTTTCTCGTGTCTTAAGTATCATCCCAACTTCTTCATGTGCAGGTAAGGTTCCTGTCAGCGATGGGCGTTGTGTCTTTTTCAACCGTTCTTGCAACACCTCAACAGAGCATCTTAACCAACATATTGTTCCCATCTGTCTGAGTCGTCTACAGTTCTCTTCTCTTTCGACAATACCTCCCCCTGTATCAATAATGCAGTTTGTTATTCTCTTTGATATTAACATCTCTTCCAAGACCTTACTTTCGATATCACGAAACTTCTCCCATCCCTGGGCACTAATGTACGTCTCGATATTGCCAACCCTTTTTTCAATCTCCTGATCAGTACTCACGATAGGCATCTGCAATTTTTTTCCCAGTAATTGAGCAACACTTGATTTTCCTACTGCTCGGTATCCTATCAAAATGATATGCTTACTCATCACTTATCCTCCATCACTTTTGCTCCTATCTGATCGAGCATTTTCCAAAAGCGTGGAAATGACTTGTTGACACACGCATGATTTTTTATCTTCACTCCCCTGCCTCTTAAACCAAGAAGCGCAAGGCTCATGGCAATGCGATGATCATTGTGCGGATTAATGACCGGAAGGATAGTTTTTTGTCTGTTATCTTCTTCTCCATCGTTCTCTTGGTTGTGCCTTTTTGGTTTGATGATGATTTCATTCTCAGTTGTTTCTACGTCCGTGCCTATTTTCTTGAGTTCGGTTTGCAGTGCTGTAATACGGTCTGATTCTTTGTATCGTAGTTGATGGATGTTGGTTATTCGTGTAACACTATTCGCAAATACAGCAACTGCTGCAAGCGTTGGAACAACATCGGGCATTGTTCCCATATCAACGGTTATTCCTTTAAGTTTGTGTGGTCCGATAACCTGAAGCATGTTTTTGGTTTTCCTTGCTGTACATCCCATATTTTCAAGAATCGTAACAAACTGCGCTTCTCCTGATTTTTCATCCAAATTAAGACCTTTTAGGATTACTTCACCAGGAGCGATCGCTGCTGCTGCCATAAAATAACTTGCCGAGCTCCAGTCTCCAGGAATAGAGAATGTTTGTGCTTGGTAATGTTGCGGTGGAGTAATGCTGAACAGAGTGTGGGCTTTTCGTTTTACCGTGACACCAAACTGCTGCATTGCCTTTATTGTAAGATCCACATAATGTTTTGATACCAGATTACCATGAACCTCAATAGTCACCTTTTCCTGAGCATAAGGTGCAATAAGTAACAATGCGCTGATAAATTGGCTGCTTATATCTCCAGAAATATTTGTTTTTCCACCCTTGTAGGTCCCACCAATAACCGTAAAGGGAGCATGTTCTGTAGTTCTTGGTTCTATGGTAACACCAAGTTCTTGTAGGCTTTGGAGGAGCGGAAGAATTGGTCGTTCTTTGATTCGGTTACTGCCAGTAATTACTGTTTTTCCCTGTGCTAATGCAGCAAGACTTGTTGTTAAGCGGAGTAAAGTTCCAGATTCGCCCACATCAATAGGCTGTTTTGGTTTCTTGAGTATTCCATTTGTTCCTGTGATAACTACGCTTCCCTTTTCTTTTGTTATGGTTACACCGAATGCTTCGAGCGCATAAAGCGCATGGTCAATATCATTATTTTCGGGTACATTTTCCAATTGTGAAGTTCCTTGCGCGAGTGCTGCAAGAGCAAGCATTCTATTTGCCCAATATTTGCTTCCTGGAATAGTAATGCTTCCCTTGAGTTCACGTGGGGGTTGTATGACTATCATGGTTCACATTCCTTTAAGCACCGCATGAGTATTGCTTCATTAAAATGAAAGGTATATCTCGGGTGACCATTTTGTTGGTCATGCTTTATGGTTCCTATTTTGGTGAGCATGACTATCCGTGGTTGATGCTTTTGTGTTTTCTTATCAAGCATAGAGAATTGTATAAGATCTTCGTGGGAACAAGGGAAGGGAAGCGTTGTCGGTAGACCATAGGTTACGAGTAGTCGTGATAGCCTTTCTTGTTCTTCTTTTGCACACACGCCTTGGTGAACGGCGATAAGACTCTCAACCATCATGCCTATGCTTACTGCATGGCCGTGTTTCATGGTAAACTTTTGATGTGCTTCAAGTGCATGACCAATGGTGTGACCGAAATTAAGTACCTGTCGTAACCCTTGTTCTTCTTCATCAGCCTCAACAATACTCTTTTTAATTTCAACACTTCTTTTGATAATGTTGAGGAGTGACTTTCCTTCTTTTTGGAGGATCTCTTTCGCATGATCTTCAAGAAGGATAAAAAATTCTCTATCGATTATCGTTGCTCCTTTGATGACTTCAGCCATTCCGTTCAAGAACTCTTGCTTTGGTAATGTTTCTAAAAATTCAAGATCCGCAATAACTCCACTGGGTTGCCAGTATGATCCAATGAGATTTTTTCCTTGCGATGTGTTGACACCAACCTTTCCTCCGATGGATGAATCAACCATGGCTAAGAGTGTCGTGGGAACATGGATCAAGGGAATGCCACGCATGTAGGTTGCAGCGACAAATCCAGCCATGTCGCCAATAACTCCTCCACCAATGGCAATAAGAACTGTATCTCTGCCATATCCTCTTCTTAGAAGTTCATCCTCGATGTTTTGTTTTGTTTCTCTGGTTTTATACCTTTCTCCTGAAGGGATAATAATTATTTCAGAAGCAGCAACACTATTTTTCTTCAACAATTCTTGATGATTCTTGTGCACGGTTTCATCAATGACACCTATTACTCTCTTTGCAGGAAAGTGCTGCTTAACGAAAGACGAAAGCTTTCCCAATGTCCCCTTTCCAATCATTACTGGGTACTGTATTTTCCTTCTTTCCGGTGCAATGACTATGGTTTCCATGGTTTGATTTTTACTTATTCTTATCTTCAAAGATTTGTGTGCTTTGCTATAATTTCTTTCCTACTGCTTTGCAGATCGGCTTAAGTTCCTCAAGGAGCTGTTTCAGTTGTTCTGGAGATAATGACTGCTCTCCATCACTCAGCGCATCCTCGGGGTGGGGATGGCACTCAATCAACAAGCCATCTGCTCCTACAGCTACAGCAGCCTTGCTTAATGGGCCAACAAGTTCTCTGGCACCTGCAGCATGACTTGGGTCAACGATAATCGGAAGGTGTGTTTCTCCTTTAAGGACTGCTACAGCACCAAGATCAAGGGTATTTCGGTAGGCTGTCTCGAAGGTTCGAATGCCTCGTTCACAGGGAATAACATTCTTGTTACCGCTAGCAAGGATGTATTCAATAGCCATCAGGAATTCTTTGATGGTTGCTGCCATTCCTCGTTTGATGATGACGGGGTTTTTTATCTTTCCCATTTCCTTGAGGAGATCAAAATTTTGCATATTTCGAGCTCCAACACGGAGAACGTCAACATACTCTGCTGCAATAGGGACATCACGTACATCCATAACTTCAGTTTCTACCAAAAGCCCGGTCCTTTCTTTCACTTTTTTCAATAGTTTGAGACCTTCTATGCCTAAGCCTTGGAATGCGTACGGTGATGTTCTTGGTTTGAACGCAGAGGCTCGCATGATCTTAATGCCGAGTTTTTTTAACAGTCGTGCTGCTTCCATAATCTGTTCTTCACTCTCAACAGAGCATGGCCCTGCAATAACCACAAAGTCTCCATTCCCGAAATGGACATTCCCAACTTTTACAATAGTCTGCTCAGTATGATGTTCTCTACTCGTTAGTTTATAGGGTTTAAGAATTCTCACTACTTTCTCTACCCCTGGCAGGCTTTGGTAACTGCTTATTGATTCATCTCGTACATCGCCTTGCACATGGATGACGGTACGTTCTACTCCCTGAAACGGGACTGCCCGCCATCCTCTTTCTTCAATCCTTTTACTGATAACAGTAACCTGTTCCTTTGTTGCTGTCGGTTTCAACACAATGATCATTGTTTCTCACCTTAGTCTGTAGACTAACTTTGTCCGCAAGATGCCTGGCCCTTGATAAGAACTGACGGTTTTTGTTAAGGCTCGGAAAAAGTTAGCTTATCGAGGGCCTTAACCAAAGTAAAAGAAATATGCAAAATTCCAAAAGAAATACCTAAGGCTATCTAACTCGTTCAATACATGATGTTGTTCAGTTAGACTGCTCATAATTTAAAGAAAATCTCTTGTTTTATTTAAAGGTTTCTGATTTCTTTATGAAGCCTCCTTATCTTTTTAATGAATCTTACTGCAAAGCCAAATGATTCTCTTGCGTCGCTCTCCATAATTTTAGTAGCTTTGTACACAGCATCATTTCGAAGAAGACGGAAACGATCAAAAATTGCCAATTCTTCTTCGCTAAAATCTGCCGCATAAAATGACTTAAGAAAACTAATGGTAGCTTCATGGGAATAGGGTTTAAACCCTTTTATTGACATCAACGCCTGTGTTGATTCTCTTATCGCTTCATAAGAATCTTCAAGGATAAAAGAGGTAGTATCGTTATCTATTTTCTTTATTCGGATATACTTAATTCTTTGCTCAGATTTTTTTAGAAGTGCATGTGCCTCTTCGGGGTCAGGAGTCTTCTTTTTTACTTTTCCTAAGGCGAGGTATTGTTGAAATGAGTGGATCATTCTACAACCTTTAGATAACCCTGAAGAACAATTCCATTCGCAAGTGCATTCTTAAATTCGGTAGAACTGTTGTTGAGAGAGGTTAAGATATGAAGGTTTATTTTTCTTTTTAATGTTTTCTCACCCCTTTCCAAGAATCTTCCGGTATCACCCGATCTTTTTGGGTAAGGGGTTATTATTAGCAGATCTACATCACTTTTTTCTCCATCCTCTCCTCTGGCATATGAACCAAAAAGGACAATAACTTTCGGTTTAAACAAATCAATAAGGGTAGCAACAATGCCTTCTCGTTCTAGCTGATATAAATTAAAAATCCTTTTGTAGGAGTAATATGTTGGGGATTCTACGTTTGCTTGAATGTTCGTTGTCAGGGGAGTTTTTTCTATGGTAATGATCTGGTGAACACGAAATTCGTCAATTACTCGGGTGATAGCGGTTGTTGAAAATCCTGTTTCCTTTTCAAGCATGCGAATGTGGAAGGACTTATTTGGATAAGTAAAGATAAGTCCAGCGACATTAAATGACGATTCTTTAAAAAATATGTTTTTTTTTTGTAACATCTGTCTCTAAAAAAAGACAGTTGTTATTTAAATGTTACGTTTATGTGCCTTTTGAATTTTCCCCTATAATGGACAAAAGAATACTGACGCAGACAAGTCGTCTGAAAATGCCTCGGAAGAGATTATTTTAGGTTTTTTACTTCTACTCTTGACCCCATGGACCACGAAAAGCAGCATAAAGGGCAATCGCCCAAAAAAGGAAGGTTAAAGGATCTGCAATAAGACCCTCGAGCATTATTGAAAATGTCGGACCAATGGCTAGGAAATAAGAGCCAGTATATGCGTAGTCTTCTACCAGTGCCTGATGGATATAGTGGTTGGCAATCAAATATTCCGCAATAATTAAGGAAAAGAGCGCCAAGATCACACTTATAATTCTCACAGACAGGTTCATCCGGTGATGTGATCCCTGATAGACACCGTATCCAACAAGGTACCCTACGCCAATAGCAACTATGCCAAACTGAAATTCAGTGAGTACAACAACTGCAAACCATAAGACTGCGCCTAAGAGGCTAAAACCAAGTCCCCAGACTATTGCTGATCCAAGAGCGTGGTTATCTTTCTTAATGGTTTCAATAGTTTTTTGTTTTCCCATCTTTCTATCCCTATCTATGTACGTAGATGTACCTCAACCAAGTATTAGACTAATTTTTATATATTTTTTGGTTCTTTTCCCGAAAATTATTCGGTAACTATCGAAAAAAAGAGAAATCTTTCGTTATATTTAAATAGTCAAGCACTCTCGAGTTTTCATGCCTTCCACATCATTACCAACCCTGTTGCGATGTTCACATCTGAGTAAGGCTTACGGGAAGAAGCCTATTCTTCAGGATATTAGTTTTGAAGTACAGCGTGAGGAAATCTTTGGCATTTTAGGGACGGGTGGTTCTGGAAAGACAGCATTGTTACATTTATTAGTTGGTTTTGACGAGCCTCTTACCGGAACGGTTGAATATCGGGCTCAGCATGTCCTTGATATGGGTGATGCTGCTCCGTTTCGTTCTGTTGTAGAGATTTTACCTGAACTAAAAAAGCAGTTTGGTTTTG
Encoded here:
- the aroE gene encoding shikimate dehydrogenase; this encodes MSKHIILIGYRAVGKSSVAQLLGKKLQMPIVSTDQEIEKRVGNIETYISAQGWEKFRDIESKVLEEMLISKRITNCIIDTGGGIVEREENCRRLRQMGTICWLRCSVEVLQERLKKTQRPSLTGTLPAHEEVGMILKTREKKYKNLADWIMMVDGKDTTRIVDAILKKMDSQCKIVASIGTTTLENIRLLLKRVPWYIDLVELRLDMIQEIAKEKDATKLQKIIREIITKSPVPVIITNRRKAEGGLWTGSEESRIRVLESARDLGATYIDIEWTTPQNLRERLMSKRSVTEVSQSTPGHFHRNRTQKIILSYHAKKAASKKELEDMYQQMQKEKPDLMKIVMPATNLLDNLRLFGFVENKHNIIAFCSGIHGQISRILAPKYGSWATYGYFSGAEKTAEGQYSVDELWHLYHCHKINRQTKVYGIIGLHAEHSLSMYIHNAGFYAHELNNVYVPFKIGTEQELHTFLRDYRRDIEGGSVTTPYKERIQADLDSIDITAKKIGAVNTIVREGKKCKGTNTDWYGALQALKEKTRLRGKKVLLIGAGGAAKAIIYGLLREKAEVSICNRTSARAKELAREWDITVIPFTQKDKIAPQYDIIIQATTIGMVNLPNQDSLLTHAQLHKDQIVMDIVYNSEETNLIKHARSVGCTVITGERMLLYQAKEQFRIWTGKDLETEATQNIIHNTLVI
- the aroA gene encoding 3-phosphoshikimate 1-carboxyvinyltransferase; this translates as MIVIQPPRELKGSITIPGSKYWANRMLALAALAQGTSQLENVPENNDIDHALYALEAFGVTITKEKGSVVITGTNGILKKPKQPIDVGESGTLLRLTTSLAALAQGKTVITGSNRIKERPILPLLQSLQELGVTIEPRTTEHAPFTVIGGTYKGGKTNISGDISSQFISALLLIAPYAQEKVTIEVHGNLVSKHYVDLTIKAMQQFGVTVKRKAHTLFSITPPQHYQAQTFSIPGDWSSASYFMAAAAIAPGEVILKGLNLDEKSGEAQFVTILENMGCTARKTKNMLQVIGPHKLKGITVDMGTMPDVVPTLAAVAVFANSVTRITNIHQLRYKESDRITALQTELKKIGTDVETTENEIIIKPKRHNQENDGEEDNRQKTILPVINPHNDHRIAMSLALLGLRGRGVKIKNHACVNKSFPRFWKMLDQIGAKVMEDK
- the aroB gene encoding 3-dehydroquinate synthase, whose translation is METIVIAPERRKIQYPVMIGKGTLGKLSSFVKQHFPAKRVIGVIDETVHKNHQELLKKNSVAASEIIIIPSGERYKTRETKQNIEDELLRRGYGRDTVLIAIGGGVIGDMAGFVAATYMRGIPLIHVPTTLLAMVDSSIGGKVGVNTSQGKNLIGSYWQPSGVIADLEFLETLPKQEFLNGMAEVIKGATIIDREFFILLEDHAKEILQKEGKSLLNIIKRSVEIKKSIVEADEEEQGLRQVLNFGHTIGHALEAHQKFTMKHGHAVSIGMMVESLIAVHQGVCAKEEQERLSRLLVTYGLPTTLPFPCSHEDLIQFSMLDKKTQKHQPRIVMLTKIGTIKHDQQNGHPRYTFHFNEAILMRCLKECEP
- the aroF gene encoding 3-deoxy-7-phosphoheptulonate synthase → MIIVLKPTATKEQVTVISKRIEERGWRAVPFQGVERTVIHVQGDVRDESISSYQSLPGVEKVVRILKPYKLTSREHHTEQTIVKVGNVHFGNGDFVVIAGPCSVESEEQIMEAARLLKKLGIKIMRASAFKPRTSPYAFQGLGIEGLKLLKKVKERTGLLVETEVMDVRDVPIAAEYVDVLRVGARNMQNFDLLKEMGKIKNPVIIKRGMAATIKEFLMAIEYILASGNKNVIPCERGIRTFETAYRNTLDLGAVAVLKGETHLPIIVDPSHAAGARELVGPLSKAAVAVGADGLLIECHPHPEDALSDGEQSLSPEQLKQLLEELKPICKAVGKKL
- a CDS encoding nucleotidyltransferase domain-containing protein; the encoded protein is MLQKKNIFFKESSFNVAGLIFTYPNKSFHIRMLEKETGFSTTAITRVIDEFRVHQIITIEKTPLTTNIQANVESPTYYSYKRIFNLYQLEREGIVATLIDLFKPKVIVLFGSYARGEDGEKSDVDLLIITPYPKRSGDTGRFLERGEKTLKRKINLHILTSLNNSSTEFKNALANGIVLQGYLKVVE